A genome region from Haliotis asinina isolate JCU_RB_2024 chromosome 11, JCU_Hal_asi_v2, whole genome shotgun sequence includes the following:
- the LOC137256189 gene encoding tubulin alpha-1A chain-like produces the protein MRECISIHVGQAGVQIGNACWELYCLEHGIQPDGQMPSDKTIGGGDDSFNTFFSETGAGKHVPRAVFVDLEPTVVDEVRTGTYRQLFHPEQLITGKEDAANNYARGHYTIGKEIVDLVLDRIRKLADQCTGLQGFLIFHSFGGGTGSGFTSLLMERLSVDYGKKSKLEFAVYPAPQISTAVVEPYNSILTTHTTLEHSDCAFMVDNEAIYDICRRNLDIERPTYTNLNRLIGQIVSSITASLRFDGALNVDLTEFQTNLVPYPRIHFPLATYAPVISAEKAYHEQLSVAEITNATFEPANQMVKCDPRHGKYMACCMLYRGDVVPKDVNAAIATIKTKRTIQFVDWCPTGFKVGINYQPPTVVPGGDLAKVQRAVCMLSNTTAIAEAWARLDHKFDLMYAKRAFVHWYVGEGMEEGEFSEAREDLAALEKDYEEVGVDSVEGEGEEEGEEY, from the exons ATG AGGGAATGCATCTCTATCCACGTCGGCCAGGCCGGAGTCCAGATCGGCAATGCATGCTGGGAATTGTACTGTCTGGAGCACGGAATCCAGCCTGATGGTCAGATGCCCTCTGACAAGACTATCGGGGGTGGTGACGACTCCTTCAACACCTTCTTCAGCGAGACTGGAGCTGGGAAACATGTCCCCAGGGCCGTCTTCGTCGACCTCGAGCCAACCGTTGTCG ATGAGGTCCGTACCGGCACCTACCGCCAGCTGTTCCACCCCGAGCAGCTTATCACCGGCAAGGAGGACGCCGCCAACAACTACGCCCGTGGACACTACACCATCGGCAAGGAGATCGTCGACCTTGTCCTTGATCGTATCAGGAAGTTGGCTGACCAGTGCACTGGACTCCAGGGCTTCCTCATCTTCCACAGCTTCGGTGGCGGCACCGGCTCCGGCTTCACCTCCCTCTTGATGGAGAGACTGTCCGTCGACTACGGCAAGAAGTCCAAGTTGGAGTTTGCTGTCTACCCAGCTCCCCAGATCTCCACTGCCGTCGTGGAGCCCTACAACTCCATCCTGACCACCCACACCACCCTGGAACACTCCGACTGTGCCTTCATGGTCGACAACGAGGCCATCTACGACATCTGCAGACGTAACCTCGACATCGAGCGTCCCACCTACACCAACCTCAACCGTCTGATTGGCCAAATTGTCAGCTCCATCACTGCCTCTCTCCGTTTCGACGGTGCCCTGAACGTGGATCTGACCGAGTTCCAGACCAACTTGGTGCCCTACCCACGTATCCACTTCCCTCTGGCTACCTATGCCCCAGTCATCTCCGCCGAGAAGGCCTACCATGAGCAACTGTCTGTTGCCGAGATCACCAATGCCACATTCGAGCCCGCCAACCAGATGGTCAAGTGTGACCCCCGTCACGGCAAATACATGGCCTGCTGCATGTTGTACCGTGGTGATGTCGTCCCCAAGGACGTCAACGCTGCCATCGCCACCATCAAGACCAAGAGGACCATCCAGTTCGTCGACTGGTGTCCCACTGGTTTCAAGGTCGGCATCAACTACCAGCCACCCACCGTTGTCCCCGGCGGTGACTTGGCCAAGGTCCAGAGAGCTGTGTGCATGTTGAGCAACACCACGGCCATCGCCGAGGCCTGGGCTCGTCTTGACCACAAGTTCGATCTGATGTACGCCAAGCGTGCCTTCGTCCACTGGTACGTGGGTGAGGGTATGGAGGAGGGAGAGTTCTCCGAGGCCCGTGAGGACTTGGCTGCTCTGGAAAAGGACTACGAGGAGGTTGGAGTCGACTCTGTTGAGGGCGAGGGAGAGGAGGAGGGTGAGGAGTATTAA